In Lysobacter luteus, a single window of DNA contains:
- a CDS encoding cation transporter produces MGDSCCSGTVDIRAMEARQRRVLMIVLAINIATFVMMLSAAIYSGSSSLLSGSLDNLGDALTYLLSIAVIGASTRAKAKVALLKGLLILGAAIAVAVQIGWRLAHPEVPIFEAIGLAALLNLAFNGICLWLLTPYRHGDVNMASAWECSRNDVFEGIAVLLAAVGVWLFEAGWPDLLIAAALLVMFLRSAWRVLRSAWRSYKTGDA; encoded by the coding sequence ATGGGTGATTCATGCTGCAGCGGCACTGTCGATATCCGCGCCATGGAGGCGCGGCAGCGGCGGGTGCTGATGATCGTGCTGGCGATCAACATCGCCACGTTCGTGATGATGCTTTCGGCGGCCATCTACAGCGGATCGTCGTCGCTGCTATCGGGCAGCCTCGACAACCTGGGCGATGCGCTCACCTACCTGCTGAGCATCGCTGTGATCGGTGCCAGCACACGGGCCAAGGCCAAGGTCGCGCTGCTCAAGGGGTTGCTGATCCTGGGGGCTGCGATTGCGGTGGCGGTCCAGATTGGCTGGCGCCTTGCGCATCCGGAAGTGCCGATCTTCGAAGCCATCGGCCTCGCCGCGCTGCTCAACCTGGCGTTCAATGGTATCTGCCTATGGTTGTTGACTCCGTACCGCCATGGCGACGTGAACATGGCCTCGGCTTGGGAATGCTCGCGCAACGATGTGTTTGAAGGCATCGCAGTTCTGTTGGCAGCCGTCGGCGTTTGGCTGTTCGAGGCTGGCTGGCCCGATCTGCTCATCGCCGCGGCGTTGCTGGTGATGTTCCTGCGCTCGGCGTGGAGGGTACTGCGCTCGGCGTGGCGTAGCTACAAAACGGGAGATGCATGA
- a CDS encoding cation diffusion facilitator family transporter produces the protein MGAGHDHGGGEVKHEKPLWWALGLTATFLVAEVIGGLLTNSLALLSDAAHMATDVIALTISLVAVRLSRRPPDAKRTYGYARMEAIGALVNGGMLFLVAGYILWEAVGRFSEPPSVASTGMLVIAALGLVINLIAMRLLKAGSGESLNVKGAYLEVWADMLGSVGVIIGALIIQFTGLYIADPIIAVLIGLWVLPRTWTLLRAAGQVLMQGVPDGLDLEAVRAMMLSHPSVEAIHDVHAWALASKEPILTAHIVLASATDDVDKVRETLAAALDEQFGIAHATLQVELVACAAENSHV, from the coding sequence ATGGGCGCAGGACATGATCATGGCGGAGGCGAGGTCAAGCACGAAAAGCCCTTGTGGTGGGCACTCGGCCTAACCGCCACCTTCCTGGTCGCCGAGGTCATCGGCGGCCTGCTGACCAATAGCCTGGCACTGTTGTCGGATGCGGCGCACATGGCGACCGACGTAATCGCCTTGACGATCTCATTGGTCGCCGTGCGCCTGAGCCGGCGACCGCCTGATGCCAAACGCACCTACGGCTATGCGCGCATGGAAGCGATCGGCGCGCTCGTCAATGGAGGCATGCTGTTCCTGGTCGCCGGCTACATCCTCTGGGAGGCGGTCGGCCGCTTCAGCGAGCCCCCGTCAGTAGCCTCGACCGGGATGCTGGTGATTGCGGCACTGGGATTGGTGATCAACCTGATTGCCATGCGCCTGCTAAAAGCCGGAAGCGGCGAGAGCCTCAACGTCAAGGGCGCCTACCTGGAAGTCTGGGCTGACATGCTCGGTTCGGTCGGAGTGATAATCGGCGCGCTGATCATCCAGTTCACCGGGCTCTACATCGCCGACCCCATCATCGCGGTACTGATCGGGCTATGGGTGTTGCCACGCACCTGGACACTCCTTCGCGCGGCCGGACAGGTGCTGATGCAGGGTGTCCCTGACGGGCTGGATCTCGAAGCGGTGCGGGCAATGATGCTCAGCCATCCAAGCGTCGAGGCCATCCATGACGTGCATGCATGGGCCTTGGCATCAAAAGAGCCGATTCTTACCGCTCATATCGTCCTTGCCAGTGCGACAGACGATGTCGACAAGGTGCGAGAAACCTTGGCGGCTGCGCTTGATGAGCAGTTCGGTATCGCCCATGCCACATTGCAGGTAGAACTGGTTGCCTGCGCCGCGGAGAATTCGCACGTCTAG
- a CDS encoding YnfA family protein, which translates to MIAVLKVTAIFVLTAVAEIVGCWLVLLWRKEGGTVWLLLPAAISLAAFAWLLTLHPVASGRIYAAYGGIYVATALVWLVLVDNGRLNRIDLLGGGLILLGALVMVAGHWRV; encoded by the coding sequence ATGATTGCGGTCCTCAAGGTCACTGCCATCTTCGTCCTCACCGCTGTCGCGGAGATCGTCGGCTGCTGGCTGGTGCTGTTGTGGCGCAAGGAAGGCGGAACCGTATGGCTGCTACTGCCGGCTGCAATCAGTCTCGCGGCATTCGCTTGGCTGCTGACGCTTCACCCAGTAGCGTCTGGCAGGATCTACGCCGCATATGGCGGCATATACGTCGCAACGGCATTGGTCTGGCTGGTGCTCGTTGACAACGGCCGACTCAATCGCATCGACTTGCTCGGTGGCGGATTGATCCTCCTTGGAGCACTGGTGATGGTCGCTGGACACTGGCGTGTGTGA
- a CDS encoding RNA polymerase sigma factor has translation MNDAAPAMNPVAHDDFLAAQRGDRNAFARLVLATQRTVTAVALAVTRDVQLSEDIAQDTYAKAWQRIGALQTPESLLPWLRQVTRNGAIDQVRRRRHLEVALDMDDPRIEGAAGRGPEPDAWLHDSQRSGQLARALDAIPDDSREVLLLYYREGQSSRHVAALLGLSDAAVRKRLQRARDALQSEVLAQVGEVARHSAPGVAFAALVVGSLGPREAAAATTASAAGAKWAVGAIASVLAALALVLGAVLIDVRLAMRRARSRAERHALLRHGLVYAAVMASFVGILFWSRHGDWSQARLLAVSAVYALVIIALGAARARIHRRHRRR, from the coding sequence ATGAACGACGCAGCTCCCGCGATGAACCCGGTCGCACATGACGACTTCCTGGCTGCCCAGCGGGGCGACCGCAACGCCTTTGCGCGGCTGGTGCTGGCGACGCAAAGGACCGTCACCGCCGTTGCGCTGGCGGTGACCCGCGACGTGCAACTGAGCGAAGACATCGCCCAGGACACGTACGCGAAGGCGTGGCAGCGGATCGGTGCACTGCAGACGCCCGAGAGCCTGCTGCCGTGGTTGCGCCAGGTGACGCGCAACGGGGCGATCGACCAGGTGCGCAGGCGCCGCCACCTGGAAGTCGCGCTCGACATGGACGACCCACGCATCGAGGGTGCGGCTGGACGCGGGCCCGAACCCGACGCCTGGCTGCACGACAGCCAACGTTCCGGACAGCTGGCGCGCGCGCTGGACGCCATACCCGACGACAGCCGCGAAGTGCTGCTGCTGTATTACCGCGAGGGCCAGAGCAGCCGCCACGTGGCCGCCTTGCTTGGCCTCAGCGACGCCGCGGTACGCAAACGGCTGCAGCGCGCCCGCGATGCATTGCAGTCCGAGGTGCTCGCCCAGGTCGGCGAAGTGGCCCGGCACAGCGCCCCCGGCGTTGCCTTCGCCGCACTGGTGGTGGGTTCCCTGGGGCCACGCGAGGCCGCGGCGGCCACCACCGCATCGGCCGCGGGCGCCAAGTGGGCCGTGGGTGCGATCGCCAGCGTGCTGGCGGCCCTGGCATTGGTCCTCGGCGCGGTGCTGATCGACGTCCGCCTCGCGATGCGGCGGGCCCGCAGCCGCGCCGAACGCCATGCCCTGCTACGCCACGGGCTGGTCTACGCCGCGGTGATGGCGAGCTTTGTCGGCATCCTGTTCTGGTCGAGGCACGGCGACTGGTCGCAGGCCCGGCTGCTGGCCGTGTCAGCGGTCTACGCGCTGGTGATCATCGCGCTGGGCGCGGCCCGCGCACGCATCCATCGCCGACATCGGAGGCGATGA
- a CDS encoding DUF2231 domain-containing protein: MRDYPSTRAPLAIHPLHAVVLAGTLPLLLGALLTDLAYRASHQIQWSNFASWLIVGAMVLVGVALVFALVDLFRAGKGRGVPYFVLLVVTFALGVVNALVHGQDAWAIMPEAVVLSAVVFLLACVATWLGFSGYRRGAP, encoded by the coding sequence GTGCGCGACTATCCATCGACGCGGGCCCCGCTCGCGATCCACCCGCTGCACGCGGTCGTGCTGGCCGGAACGCTGCCATTGCTGCTTGGCGCCCTGCTGACCGACCTGGCGTACCGCGCGAGCCACCAGATCCAGTGGAGCAACTTCGCCTCGTGGCTGATTGTCGGCGCGATGGTCCTCGTCGGCGTGGCCCTGGTATTCGCGCTTGTCGACCTGTTCCGGGCCGGCAAGGGCCGCGGCGTGCCGTACTTCGTACTGCTGGTCGTAACGTTCGCGCTCGGCGTGGTCAACGCGCTGGTCCACGGCCAGGACGCGTGGGCGATCATGCCCGAGGCGGTGGTGCTGTCGGCGGTGGTCTTCCTGCTGGCCTGCGTGGCGACCTGGCTCGGTTTCTCCGGATATCGTCGGGGTGCGCCATGA
- a CDS encoding PQQ-dependent sugar dehydrogenase produces MNRRVACTAIAAVVLLAGCGGNPPPPEYGASPTLPEPQRGLLPSMVIADPGEWGDRRPVVPDGYRIDAIATGLLIPRQTLVLPNGDILVAEGRGGNAPKLKPKDVVAGPIKSAGTTSVESGNRLTLLRDADGDGTYELQTVFAENLDAPYGLALVDGSLYVANQGALVRFDYTEGQTRASAEPVEVTKLPSEINHHWTKAMTASPDGRFLYVGIGSNSNITERGMTAEVDRAMVWRIDPQTGMHSPYATGLRNPTALAIQPGTDQLWAVVNERDELGPNLVPDYLTSVREGGFYGWPYSYWGGNVDPRVMPQDPEKVAAAIVPDYALGSHVAALGLDFSTPAMGAAFAEGAFVGEHGSWNRSEPVGYKVVFVPFRNGRPAGDPVDFVTGFRVDGKTYGRPVGVTVDPRGALIVADDLSNTIWRVTPSR; encoded by the coding sequence ATGAACCGCCGTGTCGCGTGCACCGCGATCGCCGCCGTAGTGCTGCTGGCTGGATGCGGTGGCAATCCCCCGCCACCGGAGTACGGCGCCAGCCCGACACTGCCCGAGCCGCAACGTGGCCTGCTGCCGAGCATGGTCATCGCCGACCCGGGCGAATGGGGCGACCGCAGGCCGGTCGTGCCCGACGGCTACCGCATCGACGCGATCGCGACCGGATTGCTGATCCCGCGGCAGACGCTGGTGCTGCCCAACGGCGACATCCTGGTGGCCGAGGGCCGTGGCGGCAACGCACCCAAGCTCAAGCCCAAGGACGTGGTCGCCGGGCCGATCAAGTCGGCTGGCACCACGTCGGTCGAGAGCGGCAACCGCCTGACCCTGCTGCGCGACGCGGACGGCGACGGCACCTATGAACTGCAGACGGTGTTCGCCGAGAACCTCGACGCGCCCTACGGGCTCGCGCTTGTGGACGGGTCGCTGTATGTCGCCAACCAGGGTGCGCTGGTCCGTTTCGACTACACCGAGGGCCAGACCCGTGCCAGCGCGGAACCGGTCGAAGTCACCAAGCTGCCGTCGGAAATCAACCACCACTGGACCAAGGCGATGACGGCCAGCCCCGACGGGCGGTTCCTCTATGTCGGCATCGGGTCCAACAGCAACATCACCGAGCGTGGCATGACCGCCGAGGTCGACCGCGCGATGGTGTGGCGGATCGATCCGCAGACCGGCATGCACAGTCCCTACGCGACCGGGCTGCGCAACCCGACCGCGCTGGCGATCCAGCCGGGCACCGACCAGCTCTGGGCGGTGGTGAACGAGCGCGACGAGCTCGGCCCCAACCTCGTCCCCGACTACCTGACGTCGGTCCGCGAGGGCGGCTTCTACGGCTGGCCGTACAGCTACTGGGGCGGCAACGTCGACCCGCGGGTAATGCCCCAGGACCCGGAGAAGGTCGCCGCGGCGATCGTGCCGGATTACGCGCTCGGCTCGCACGTGGCGGCGCTCGGGCTGGACTTCTCGACGCCCGCGATGGGCGCAGCGTTCGCCGAAGGGGCCTTCGTCGGCGAGCACGGAAGCTGGAACCGCAGCGAACCGGTCGGTTACAAGGTCGTGTTCGTGCCGTTCCGCAACGGCCGCCCCGCCGGTGACCCGGTCGATTTCGTAACCGGGTTCCGGGTCGACGGCAAGACCTACGGCCGCCCGGTCGGCGTGACGGTGGATCCGCGCGGCGCCCTGATCGTCGCCGACGACCTGTCCAACACCATCTGGCGGGTGACGCCCAGCCGTTGA
- the tsaD gene encoding tRNA (adenosine(37)-N6)-threonylcarbamoyltransferase complex transferase subunit TsaD, protein MKVLGIETSCDETGVAVYDTEAGLRAHALYSQIALHAEYGGVVPELASRDHVRKLLPLIRQTLAESGMAVDDIDGVAYTAGPGLVGALLVGAGVARALAWALDVPAVAVHHMEGHLLAPLMEDDQSDPLRGRPEPPFVALLVSGGHTQLVAVDAIGRYRLLGETLDDAAGEAFDKTAKLMGLPYPGGPQLAALAGQGRAGAFRFPRPMTNRPGLDFSFSGLKTQVLLAWRDSDKTDQTRADIARAFEEAVVDTLAIKCERALDAAGCDTLVVAGGVGANTRLRERLTAMTAARGGRTCFPRPAFCTDNGAMIAFAGALRLQAGQREDASVRVTPRWDMATLPAV, encoded by the coding sequence ATGAAAGTCCTCGGTATCGAAACCAGTTGCGACGAGACCGGCGTGGCCGTGTACGACACGGAAGCCGGCCTGCGCGCGCACGCGCTCTACAGCCAGATCGCCCTGCACGCCGAGTACGGTGGCGTGGTGCCCGAGTTGGCCAGCCGCGACCACGTGCGAAAACTGCTGCCGCTGATCCGCCAGACGCTGGCCGAGTCCGGCATGGCGGTCGATGACATCGACGGTGTGGCCTATACCGCCGGCCCGGGGCTGGTGGGCGCGTTGCTGGTCGGGGCCGGGGTTGCGCGTGCGCTGGCCTGGGCCCTCGACGTGCCGGCGGTCGCGGTCCACCACATGGAAGGCCATCTGCTAGCGCCGCTGATGGAGGACGACCAGAGCGATCCGCTGCGCGGCCGGCCGGAGCCGCCGTTCGTCGCACTGCTCGTCTCCGGTGGCCATACCCAGCTGGTCGCGGTGGACGCGATCGGCCGCTATCGCTTGCTCGGCGAGACGCTCGACGATGCCGCCGGCGAGGCTTTCGACAAGACTGCCAAGCTGATGGGCCTGCCGTACCCGGGTGGACCGCAGCTGGCGGCGCTTGCCGGCCAGGGGCGCGCGGGTGCGTTCAGGTTCCCGCGGCCGATGACCAACCGGCCCGGCCTCGACTTCAGTTTCAGCGGGCTCAAGACCCAGGTGCTGCTGGCCTGGCGCGACAGCGACAAGACCGACCAGACCCGCGCCGACATCGCCCGCGCGTTCGAAGAAGCTGTGGTCGACACGCTGGCGATCAAGTGCGAGCGCGCGCTGGACGCGGCCGGCTGCGACACCCTGGTGGTGGCCGGCGGCGTCGGCGCCAACACGCGGTTGCGCGAGCGGCTCACCGCGATGACCGCCGCGCGCGGTGGCCGTACGTGCTTCCCGCGGCCGGCCTTCTGCACCGACAACGGCGCCATGATCGCCTTCGCCGGCGCGCTGCGGCTGCAGGCCGGCCAGCGCGAGGACGCCTCGGTGCGCGTCACCCCGCGCTGGGACATGGCCACGCTGCCCGCCGTCTGA
- the folB gene encoding dihydroneopterin aldolase, whose amino-acid sequence MDKVFIEGLEIEALIGIYDWERRIRQALVFDIEMSFDNRIPAASDAIEDTLNYKAVSKRVIEFVSGSGYGLVETLAEKVAAIILDEFAVSHVRLKLSKPGAVRGARAVGVIIERSAATLAR is encoded by the coding sequence ATGGACAAGGTATTCATCGAAGGCCTCGAGATCGAGGCGCTGATCGGCATCTACGACTGGGAGCGACGCATCCGCCAGGCGCTGGTGTTCGATATCGAGATGTCGTTCGACAACCGCATCCCCGCCGCCAGTGACGCAATCGAGGACACCCTCAACTACAAGGCGGTCAGCAAGCGGGTGATCGAGTTCGTGTCCGGGTCCGGCTACGGGCTGGTCGAGACGCTGGCGGAGAAAGTCGCGGCGATCATCCTCGACGAATTCGCGGTGTCGCACGTTCGGCTCAAGCTCAGCAAGCCGGGCGCGGTGCGCGGTGCGCGCGCGGTCGGGGTGATCATCGAGCGTTCGGCCGCTACCCTTGCCCGATGA
- a CDS encoding mechanosensitive ion channel family protein — protein sequence MIDPASIELLAPVSGFPYARPVLGLLALLLVAWLANWVTRRILLQVVGRVAAASPMHWDDALMRRKVLAKLSQVVPAIIIASGIPLVPELHPGVVTVVRNVALAWIALTVALALSRLLDAANDLYVDHSPRAHERPIKGYLQVTKIVLFVLAAVIVIATLIERSPLLLLSGFGAMSAVLLLVFKDSILSLVASVQLAGNDMLRVGDWIEMPSQNADGDVIDMALNTVKVQNWDKTITTVPTYKLISESFKNWRGMQESGGRRIKRSLLIDQSSIRFLETAERDRLCRIALIDDYLEQKRGELEEYNQALLAGGKDPVNTRRVTNIGTFRAYVEQYLRAHPGINQDMTLMVRQLAPGATGLPLELYCFTATVSWEPYENTQSDIFDHLIAMLPEFGLRLYQAPGGADVAGALERLGRDVPGGAAAGDNAASAGPSGP from the coding sequence ATGATTGATCCCGCCAGCATCGAACTGCTCGCCCCGGTTTCCGGATTCCCCTATGCCCGCCCCGTGCTGGGGCTGCTCGCGCTGCTGCTGGTCGCCTGGCTCGCCAACTGGGTGACGCGGCGGATCCTGCTGCAGGTGGTGGGGCGCGTCGCGGCGGCCTCGCCGATGCACTGGGACGACGCGCTGATGCGCCGCAAGGTGCTGGCCAAGCTGTCGCAGGTGGTGCCGGCGATCATCATCGCTTCCGGGATCCCGCTGGTGCCCGAACTGCACCCCGGCGTGGTCACCGTCGTGCGCAACGTGGCGCTGGCGTGGATCGCGCTGACCGTCGCGCTCGCGCTGAGCCGCCTGCTCGACGCGGCCAACGACCTCTACGTCGACCACAGCCCGCGGGCGCACGAGCGGCCGATCAAGGGCTACCTGCAGGTCACCAAGATCGTGCTGTTCGTGTTGGCCGCCGTGATCGTCATCGCGACGCTGATCGAGCGCTCTCCGCTGCTGCTCCTGTCGGGCTTCGGTGCGATGAGCGCGGTGCTGCTGCTGGTGTTCAAGGACTCGATCCTGTCGCTGGTGGCGAGCGTGCAGCTGGCCGGCAACGACATGCTGCGGGTGGGCGACTGGATCGAGATGCCGTCCCAGAACGCCGATGGCGACGTCATCGACATGGCGCTCAACACGGTCAAGGTCCAGAACTGGGACAAGACCATCACGACGGTCCCGACCTACAAGCTGATCAGCGAGAGCTTCAAGAACTGGCGCGGCATGCAGGAGTCGGGCGGTCGCCGGATCAAGCGCTCGCTGCTGATCGACCAGAGCTCGATCCGCTTCCTCGAAACCGCCGAGCGCGACCGGCTGTGCCGGATCGCGCTGATCGACGACTACCTCGAGCAGAAGCGCGGCGAACTGGAGGAGTACAACCAGGCGTTGCTGGCCGGTGGCAAGGATCCGGTCAACACCCGCCGGGTCACCAACATCGGTACCTTCCGCGCCTACGTCGAGCAGTACCTGCGCGCGCATCCGGGTATCAACCAGGACATGACGCTGATGGTCCGGCAGCTCGCGCCGGGCGCCACCGGGCTGCCGCTGGAGCTGTACTGCTTCACGGCGACGGTGTCGTGGGAGCCGTACGAGAACACCCAGTCGGACATTTTCGACCACCTGATCGCGATGCTTCCCGAGTTCGGCCTGCGGCTGTACCAGGCGCCGGGCGGGGCCGACGTGGCCGGCGCGCTGGAGCGACTCGGGCGGGACGTGCCCGGGGGGGCGGCAGCGGGCGACAATGCCGCGAGCGCCGGGCCATCCGGCCCCTGA
- the folK gene encoding 2-amino-4-hydroxy-6-hydroxymethyldihydropteridine diphosphokinase encodes MSRAYLSLGSNLDPARHLRGAIDALHRRFGTVVLSPVYRTRAVGFDGSDFLNAAAVIETDLAPQALNDWLHALEDEHGRDRSGPRFGDRTLDIDVVLFDDLVLGGPGNLRIPRPELKHAFVLRPLADIAPDVIVPGDGRTLAALWDAHAERDAGLEIVRI; translated from the coding sequence ATGAGCCGTGCCTACCTCAGCCTCGGCAGCAACCTTGACCCGGCCCGCCACCTGCGCGGCGCGATCGACGCGCTCCATCGGCGCTTCGGTACCGTTGTCCTGTCGCCGGTGTACCGCACCCGCGCGGTGGGGTTCGACGGCAGCGACTTCCTCAACGCGGCCGCCGTGATCGAGACCGACCTCGCCCCGCAGGCCCTCAACGACTGGCTGCACGCCCTCGAGGACGAGCACGGGCGCGACCGCAGCGGTCCGCGCTTCGGCGACCGCACGCTCGACATCGACGTGGTGCTGTTCGACGACCTCGTGCTCGGCGGGCCCGGCAACCTGCGCATTCCGCGACCCGAGCTCAAGCACGCTTTCGTATTGCGGCCACTGGCCGACATCGCGCCGGACGTGATCGTGCCGGGCGACGGCCGCACGCTGGCGGCGCTGTGGGATGCGCACGCCGAGCGCGATGCCGGGTTGG